A single genomic interval of Roseofilum casamattae BLCC-M143 harbors:
- a CDS encoding formylglycine-generating enzyme family protein produces MALALLTKGVVNSFSRRLNIIPKPANTPFSFTIAKLSKERKLISERGSAQSFTLDLGNDVTIEMVEIPEGEFTIGSPEGEKSRGGDERQTPRLVETFYMSRTPVTQAQWQKVAQLPQVKRPLLEIPSTFVTLTNNSVNPVAMIPNAPVETVSWEEAREFCDRLTRIFAGTYRLPKEDEWEYACRAGTTTPFFCGETITPEVANYDCNFSYLEGQERQPEDYKGETIWVNQIQTSNGFGLQGMAGNVWEWCENVYESNYLKSFNTQANANDTSPQSRTIRGGSWSSFPQDCRSAKRKAQLQTVRTNTVGFRIAFNE; encoded by the coding sequence ATGGCATTAGCCCTATTGACCAAAGGAGTCGTCAATAGCTTCAGCCGTCGTCTTAATATTATACCGAAACCTGCGAATACACCATTTTCGTTTACTATTGCGAAGTTAAGTAAAGAAAGAAAATTAATATCCGAGAGAGGCTCAGCTCAGTCATTTACCCTAGATCTAGGCAATGACGTGACAATCGAGATGGTAGAGATCCCTGAAGGCGAGTTTACCATCGGTTCGCCGGAGGGAGAAAAAAGTCGCGGAGGTGATGAAAGGCAAACCCCTCGATTAGTCGAGACTTTTTACATGAGCCGAACGCCAGTCACGCAAGCTCAGTGGCAAAAGGTGGCCCAACTTCCTCAAGTTAAGCGTCCTCTGCTGGAAATACCTTCTACATTTGTAACGTTAACGAACAATTCGGTCAATCCAGTAGCGATGATTCCCAATGCACCCGTGGAAACTGTATCCTGGGAAGAGGCACGAGAATTTTGCGATCGCCTCACCCGAATTTTCGCGGGAACTTATCGGTTGCCTAAAGAGGATGAATGGGAATATGCTTGTCGAGCAGGAACAACAACTCCATTTTTCTGTGGCGAGACGATTACTCCAGAGGTCGCCAACTATGACTGTAACTTTTCCTACCTGGAAGGACAGGAAAGACAACCAGAGGATTATAAGGGTGAAACCATATGGGTTAACCAAATTCAAACGTCTAATGGGTTTGGATTGCAAGGCATGGCTGGTAATGTTTGGGAGTGGTGCGAGAATGTTTACGAATCCAATTATCTGAAGAGTTTTAATACTCAAGCTAATGCCAACGATACATCGCCACAGTCCCGCACGATTCGAGGCGGTTCTTGGAGTAGTTTTCCGCAAGACTGCCGCAGCGCCAAACGGAAAGCTCAACTACAAACCGTGCGTACGAATACGGTTGGGTTTCGTATTGCATTTAATGAATAG
- a CDS encoding YceD family protein has translation MDAIYIPELLKHPDGARKVEVDEYLPGLESLMPVQGWLKVIHQGSYLEVKAIAETIVTLKCDRCLQQYNYRLRAKAKELIWLNRDAEILDDNLPLEREVPLEELVETLSPYGHFDAAGWLYEQLCLQLPHRQLCDGACPGIELDSQSQDTSNTPVDSRWAALANLKDRLPPS, from the coding sequence ATGGATGCAATTTATATTCCCGAGTTGTTAAAACACCCGGATGGGGCGCGAAAAGTTGAGGTGGATGAGTATCTACCCGGACTAGAGTCTCTGATGCCGGTACAGGGATGGCTGAAAGTTATTCATCAGGGAAGTTATTTGGAGGTGAAGGCGATCGCGGAAACCATCGTGACGCTGAAATGCGATCGCTGTTTGCAACAGTACAACTATCGCTTGCGCGCGAAAGCAAAGGAGCTGATTTGGCTCAACCGCGATGCCGAGATTCTGGACGACAATTTGCCCTTAGAGCGGGAAGTTCCCTTAGAGGAATTGGTGGAAACGCTGTCTCCTTACGGCCATTTTGATGCGGCGGGATGGCTTTACGAACAGCTCTGCTTGCAACTCCCCCATCGGCAACTGTGCGATGGCGCTTGTCCCGGTATCGAGCTTGACAGTCAGTCCCAGGATACTAGTAATACCCCTGTCGATAGTCGCTGGGCAGCTTTAGCGAACCTCAAAGATCGACTCCCTCCATCTTAA
- a CDS encoding protein jag, with the protein MKETIQQRGRQWLEELVQKMGLNATVRITASEGWLESESCWLTIDSSLLSDEQIEMAIGSGGERLDAVQYLTNAILNLGQNAEEQGSFTVELHGYRQQRQQELQKMAEAAAQSVRQTGVEYEMNALSSAERRQVHQFLQAYEDLETESRGKEPHRRLIVRRLPQ; encoded by the coding sequence ATGAAGGAAACCATACAGCAACGAGGCCGCCAATGGCTGGAGGAGCTTGTCCAAAAGATGGGCCTGAATGCGACAGTGAGGATAACGGCGAGCGAGGGATGGCTCGAGAGCGAGAGCTGTTGGTTGACCATTGATTCTTCGTTGTTGAGCGACGAGCAGATTGAGATGGCGATCGGTTCGGGAGGAGAACGGTTGGATGCGGTTCAATACCTGACCAATGCTATTCTCAATCTGGGGCAGAATGCGGAGGAACAAGGTTCGTTTACGGTTGAGTTGCACGGCTATCGCCAACAGCGACAGCAGGAATTGCAGAAAATGGCGGAAGCGGCGGCTCAGAGCGTACGGCAAACGGGAGTTGAGTATGAGATGAATGCTCTTTCTTCTGCCGAACGACGACAGGTTCACCAGTTTTTGCAAGCTTATGAGGATCTGGAGACGGAAAGTCGAGGGAAAGAGCCTCACCGGCGGCTGATCGTCCGGCGCTTGCCACAGTAG
- the yidC gene encoding membrane protein insertase YidC, with protein sequence MDFGIGFLSGNVMLPILDFFYGIVPSYGLAIVALTLVIRFALYPLSAGSIRSMRRTRIVQPYMQKRQEEIRSRYKDDPAKQQEEMAGLFKEVGNPLAGCLPVIVQMPVLFALFATLRGSPFANVNYTVDVQIFPQEQIERIQPQIYTTKPQNIYIEDGVHAKVAAILPGGNKLGVGEEVQVNLQTVEGQTVSELTARFPEEVQKLQPTWTVTKGEERVQLNPDGTLVALAPGDVTLQGTVPGLAAEKGFLFIQALGQVGAIGEDGQVNWDIVGMIMFFGLSLYLNQVLSGQGAATDANSQQQTINKITPILFTGMFLFFPLPAGVLMYMAIANIFQTAQTFILSKEPLPENLQKLVEEKGLSVSGSGTAAMATNRQDLPFEPKRSKKKGKTEPKSPKSKSPKKK encoded by the coding sequence ATGGACTTTGGTATTGGTTTTCTCTCCGGTAACGTGATGTTACCGATCCTGGATTTTTTCTACGGGATCGTGCCCAGCTATGGTTTGGCGATCGTCGCCCTAACCCTCGTGATTCGCTTCGCTCTCTATCCCCTGAGCGCCGGATCGATTCGCAGTATGCGCCGCACGCGCATCGTCCAGCCTTACATGCAAAAGCGACAAGAAGAAATTCGCTCTCGCTATAAAGACGATCCGGCGAAACAGCAAGAAGAAATGGCCGGCTTGTTTAAGGAAGTGGGCAATCCTCTGGCCGGTTGCTTGCCCGTAATCGTGCAAATGCCGGTTCTATTTGCCTTGTTTGCCACCTTGCGCGGATCGCCCTTTGCTAACGTAAACTACACCGTTGACGTGCAAATCTTTCCCCAAGAGCAAATCGAGCGGATTCAACCGCAAATTTATACCACTAAACCGCAAAATATCTATATTGAAGATGGCGTTCATGCCAAAGTGGCTGCGATTCTTCCCGGCGGAAATAAACTTGGAGTGGGTGAAGAAGTGCAGGTAAATCTGCAAACGGTTGAAGGCCAAACAGTCAGCGAACTTACGGCTCGATTTCCTGAAGAAGTCCAAAAACTGCAACCCACTTGGACGGTGACCAAAGGTGAAGAGAGAGTGCAACTGAATCCGGATGGCACTTTAGTTGCTCTGGCTCCAGGAGATGTAACTTTGCAAGGTACGGTTCCGGGACTGGCAGCCGAAAAAGGATTTCTATTTATTCAAGCGTTAGGACAAGTCGGCGCGATCGGCGAAGATGGTCAGGTTAACTGGGACATTGTCGGCATGATTATGTTCTTCGGTCTCAGCTTGTATCTAAACCAAGTGCTCTCCGGACAGGGAGCGGCAACGGATGCCAACTCTCAGCAACAAACCATTAATAAAATTACTCCCATTCTTTTTACAGGGATGTTTTTATTCTTCCCTCTGCCAGCTGGGGTGTTGATGTATATGGCGATCGCCAATATTTTCCAAACCGCACAAACTTTTATTCTGTCTAAAGAACCTCTACCCGAGAATCTGCAAAAATTAGTGGAGGAAAAAGGACTGAGCGTCAGTGGCTCGGGAACGGCAGCAATGGCAACTAATCGTCAAGATCTGCCGTTTGAACCGAAGCGCTCGAAGAAGAAAGGGAAAACCGAACCCAAATCGCCGAAATCTAAGTCTCCGAAAAAGAAATAG